A region from the Lolium perenne isolate Kyuss_39 chromosome 4, Kyuss_2.0, whole genome shotgun sequence genome encodes:
- the LOC139839196 gene encoding FT-interacting protein 4-like yields the protein MPRAASTSPRLAMVASQPPPGQTVDFPRHAGPAPAQSPGSVYDLVETKAPLPAKLGPRSAAAKIPCTFDMVEPMSYLYVTVVKARDLPTMEITDSVDLYVEVKMGKFRGLTLMRHLEKNASPEWRQTFAFSRDHLVYRGDVRQFEVIVRDKEMLREDSIGLVVFDMSDVPSRLPSDSELAPQWYQLSDAHGNRLSRGGHGLGEIMLAIWLGTQADDAFPEAWHADAHSLSLEELTSTRCKVYYSPKLIYLKVSVITAQDLVASETGRPLEDTIAKIQMGNQIWRTSPRGGTANPVWEEDLMFVVRKPFVDPLVVTVEERVADRRDEPIGRVIIPVEWPHLPRNDLARSVPTKWFSLSRVVTTEASEDVATVDEGTLASKIQLKMSLETAYHVLDESSDYSSDLQPAAKKLRKSAIGILEVGILSARGLGGIKNLYCVAKYGAKWVRTRTLLATAAPQWNEQYAWEVFDLSTVITIVVFDNANLHHGHGGKDQRIGKVRVRLSTLEAGRVHTHHYPLLALSPSGLMKTRELQLAVRFTCKSWSKMLVQYGRPLLPKMHYTNPISVPQLDYLQFQAMQIVANQLEQSDPPLPREVVEYMLDPDSQFSHRRSKANYYRLTSLISVTVAAGKWFDDTCKWKNPSNTILIYVVFITLVWNPRIILPLVLMYMIMIGVWNYPWRPRRPPRIDMMLSQVELALPDELEEELDTLRPSNILPGELGVDSVLNLVLWYADPAHANELNEELDTSTKPDGIVRKRYDRLRRMAAKTQRVVGDLAMKAERAESLLRWRDPWVTPIFTTLSLVMAVVLYFFFFFCEGAVVLYLTPFWLVAMMMGLYFFRPPQIRSSTNRRNTNLLFNVYTRLPSKDDMLL from the coding sequence ATGCCACGCGCCGCCTCCACCTCACCTCGGCTCGCCATGGTGGCGTCACAACCGCCGCCGGGTCAAACCGTCGACTTCCCACGGCACGCAGGCCCAGCCCCGGCTCAATCACCAGGCTCAGTGTACGACCTCGTGGAGACCAAGGCTCCCCTACCGGCCAAGCTAGGCCCGCGCTCAGCTGCCGCAAAGATCCCCTGCACGTTCGACATGGTAGAGCCGATGTCGTACCTGTACGTGACCGTGGTGAAGGCGCGCGACCTGCCCACCATGGAGATCACAGACTCCGTCGACCTGTACGTGGAGGTGAAGATGGGCAAGTTCAGGGGCCTCACGCTCATGCGGCACCTGGAGAAGAATGCCAGCCCGGAGTGGCGGCAGACGTTCGCCTTCTCCCGCGACCACCTCGTCTACCGTGGTGACGTTCGCCAGTTCGAAGTCATCGTCCGGGACAAGGAAATGCTCCGGGAGGACTCCATCGGCCTCGTCGTTTTCGACATGTCCGACGTCCCCTCCCGCCTCCCGTCGGACTCCGAGCTCGCGCCGCAGTGGTACCAACTCTCCGACGCCCATGGCAACAGGCTCAGCCGTGGCGGCCATGGCCTTGGCGAGATCATGCTCGCTATCTGGCTCGGAACACAAGCCGATGACGCGTTCCCGGAGGCGTGGCACGCGGACGCGCACTCGCTGTCCCTTGAGGAGCTCACCAGCACGCGTTGCAAGGTGTACTACTCCCCCAAGCTCATCTACCTCAAGGTCTCCGTCATCACGGCGCAGGACCTGGTTGCAAGCGAGACGGGCCGGCCATTAGAGGACACCATCGCAAAGATCCAGATGGGAAACCAGATCTGGCGGACGAGTCCACGGGGTGGAACGGCGAACCCGGTGTGGGAAGAGGATTTAATGTTCGTGGTCAGGAAGCCGTTCGTGGATCCACTGGTGGTGACGGTGGAGGAACGCGTCGCCGACAGGAGGGACGAGCCCATCGGCCGCGTCATCATACCAGTCGAGTGGCCGCACCTCCCACGCAACGACCTGGCTAGGTCGGTGCCAACTAAATGGTTCAGTCTGTCGCGTGTGGTGACGACCGAGGCGTCGGAGGACGTCGCCACGGTGGACGAGGGGACGCTCGCCAGCAAGATCCAGCTGAAGATGTCCCTGGAGACGGCGTACCACGTGCTGGACGAGTCGTCAGACTACAGCAGCGACCTGCAGCCGGCGGCGAAGAAGCTCCGGAAGAGCGCCATCGGCATCCTGGAGGTGGGCATCCTCAGCGCTCGCGGCCTGGGCGGCATCAAGAACCTGTACTGCGTCGCCAAGTACGGTGCCAAGTGGGTGCGCACGCGCACGCTGCTGGCCACGGCGGCGCCGCAATGGAACGAGCAGTACGCCTGGGAGGTGTTCGACCTCAGCACCGTCATCACCATCGTCGTCTTCGACAACGCAAACCTCCACCACGGCCATGGGGGCAAGGACCAGAGGATCGGCAAGGTTCGAGTCCGCCTCTCGACATTGGAGGCCGGCCGAGTGCACACCCACCACTACCCGTTGCTGGCGCTGAGCCCGTCGGGCCTGATGAAGACCCGGGAGCTGCAACTTGCCGTGCGCTTCACCTGCAAGTCTTGGTCCAAAATGCTGGTGCAGTACGGCCGTCCTCTCCTCCCGAAGATGCACTACACGAATCCGATCTCGGTGCCACAGCTGGACTACCTTCAGTTCCAGGCGATGCAGATCGTCGCGAACCAGCTAGAACAGTCCGATCCCCCACTGCCGAGGGAGGTGGTGGAGTACATGCTGGACCCTGACTCGCAATTCAGCcaccgccggagcaaggccaactaCTACCGGCTCACCTCCCTCATCTCCGTCACGGTCGCAGCCGGGAAGTGGTTTGACGACACCTGCAAGTGGAAGAATCCGAGTAACACGATCTTGATTTACGTCGTGTTCATCACCCTGGTGTGGAACCCGAGGATCATCCTGCCACTAGTGCTCATGTACATGATCATGATAGGTGTGTGGAACTACCCGTGGCGGCCGCGGAGGCCGCCGCGCATAGACATGATGTTGTCGCAGGTGGAGCTCGCGCTCCCggacgagctggaggaggaaTTAGACACGTTGCGGCCGTCCAACATACTCCCAGGCGAGCTGGGAGTAGACTCGGTGCTAAACTTGGTGTTGTGGTACGCGGATCCGGCACACGCCAACGAGCTGAACGAGGAGTTGGACACGTCTACCAAGCCGGATGGCATCGTGCGGAAGAGGTATGACAGACTAAGGCGCATGGCCGCCAAGACACAGAGGGTGGTTGGCGACCTGGCCATGAAGGCCGAGCGCGCCGAGTCACTTCTCAGATGGCGCGACCCCTGGGTGACGCCCATCTTCACCACACTGTCGCTGGTGATGGCTGTCGTActatacttttttttttttttttgcgagggaGCTGTCGTACTATACTTGACGCCGTTCTGGTTAGTGGCCATGATGATGGGGCTGTACTTCTTCCGCCCCCCTCAGATCCGGAGCAGTACCAACCGGCGGAATACCAACCTGCTGTTCAACGTGTACACTCGTCTGCCCTCCAAGGACGACATGTTGTTATAA